The Citrifermentans bemidjiense Bem genome window below encodes:
- the rplQ gene encoding 50S ribosomal protein L17, whose translation MRHNSAGRRLGRTTSHRIAMFRNMVTSFLQHEKITTTDAKAKELRSIAEKMITLGKRGDLHATRQAAAYIRDKKVVTKLFTEIAPRYTERPGGYTRIIKLGIRPGDNAPVSVLELVEAEMKSKKAAAKAAKAPKAAKAAPVAAAPAEEAPVAEAPAAEETTEA comes from the coding sequence ATGCGTCACAATAGCGCGGGTAGAAGATTAGGCAGGACCACGAGCCACAGGATCGCCATGTTCAGGAATATGGTGACATCCTTTCTCCAGCACGAAAAGATCACCACGACCGACGCCAAGGCGAAAGAGCTTCGCTCCATCGCCGAGAAGATGATCACCCTGGGCAAAAGGGGTGACCTTCACGCGACCAGGCAGGCAGCCGCCTACATCCGCGATAAGAAAGTCGTGACCAAGCTTTTCACCGAGATCGCTCCGCGTTACACCGAGCGTCCGGGCGGCTACACCAGGATCATTAAGCTCGGCATCCGTCCGGGTGACAATGCTCCGGTGTCGGTGCTCGAACTGGTGGAAGCCGAGATGAAATCGAAGAAAGCAGCCGCCAAGGCGGCCAAGGCGCCTAAGGCCGCCAAGGCAGCTCCGGTTGCCGCTGCTCCGGCAGAAGAAGCACCGGTAGCCGAGGCTCCGGCAGCAGAAGAAACCACCGAGGCGTAA
- the smc gene encoding chromosome segregation protein SMC — MKIKRLEIHGFKSFQDKAVLDFNQPITGVVGPNGCGKSNVVDAIRWVMGEQSAKNLRGKSMEDIIFGGTEFRKPLGMAEVSLFFSTEDGRVPAKYLNFSEIQVTRRLYRDGDSDYLLNKTPCRLLDIAELFMDTGIGAKAYSIIEQGKIGMILHAKPEERRFLIEEAAGVTKFKARKVVAMKKMEATRQNLLRLGDIISEIKRQMNGLQRQAKKAERFREIRLELKEIELLFAAKGYGSVQKERQGLEREIAELESKLVDITARLNEAELSIEGKRITLLETERALTAAQEEIFRWKSELQGGENKLEFQRRELANQERHGARFEEELQGLRDQLAASERELVSLETQQASFLEEHARESEALEHREALLEEMAASEAGVTRELDEARRAMFAALSEGAQANNQHAAAVKRLASVDERLQASKRERVLLGERLFESNGKVDALKAEREQLAREKELLDEELTLAGSREAELKQAQEAGDKLLQQLRDQLSSASSRLKSLQELEAQFAGYGQGVKNLLLADSFKGASLTMLADAIEVEEEFEVALESVLGERLQYLLCGSPDLALDAVRHLKGNSGGRCSFITAPPWHHPGATPSGAAPLLERVTVPAKHAQLVEPLLSGAYLARDLAHALELAASFPHATFVTVDGDLVHGGGILNGGSAEPAQQGIIHKKREIKGLGADVERLTGEVQQLATARETRRVEIAEAEAHRVELRQSLHRLEIRVLNAEKDLQSAQAECRRLEENAAVREMEEEQLSEEQDLVAKEISQAENRRGEAEERKLALEKNVEALQGRLEGSRFEMEEAREMVTSLKVRVAALKEKGESTQRAYQRVEALCADLASRISSRGNELEGSGAERTRLIDAIAAGEEALRDIVKQQLRSEQALLLVKERYETEAATVQEEELRLKGTRSEASLLRDQLNAKSMRLTEVSMRLSHLEETLREKHRMEIADALLNYSKVEWDEEERAVRQAELQKAINEMGEVNLMAIEEFKEMEERFSFLSSQKDDLEESMNALQKAIQRINRTTRKRFLETFQMVNEKFQTIFPRLFCGGHAELRLTDEEDLLNTGLDIVVQPPGKKLQNVSLLSGGEKALTAVALIFSIFLIKPSPFCLLDEVDAPLDDANIGRFNDMVREMSANSQFIIITHNRATMAVADTLYGVTMEEPGVSKLVSVRLNR; from the coding sequence ATGAAGATCAAGAGACTGGAAATACACGGCTTCAAATCCTTTCAGGACAAGGCTGTCCTGGACTTCAACCAGCCGATAACCGGGGTAGTCGGCCCCAACGGCTGCGGCAAGTCCAACGTCGTCGACGCCATCCGTTGGGTCATGGGGGAGCAGTCCGCCAAGAACCTGCGCGGCAAGTCGATGGAGGACATCATCTTCGGCGGCACCGAGTTCAGGAAACCGCTCGGCATGGCGGAGGTTTCCCTGTTCTTTTCCACCGAGGACGGCCGCGTCCCCGCGAAATACCTCAACTTTTCCGAGATCCAGGTCACCCGTCGCCTCTACCGTGACGGCGACAGCGATTACCTGCTGAACAAGACCCCCTGCCGGCTTTTGGACATCGCCGAGCTCTTCATGGACACCGGTATCGGCGCCAAGGCCTACTCGATCATCGAGCAGGGGAAGATCGGGATGATCCTGCACGCCAAGCCCGAGGAGCGCCGCTTCCTGATCGAAGAAGCCGCAGGTGTCACCAAGTTCAAGGCGCGCAAGGTCGTCGCCATGAAGAAGATGGAGGCGACCCGCCAGAACCTGCTGCGCTTAGGCGATATCATCTCCGAGATCAAACGCCAGATGAACGGTCTGCAGCGCCAGGCGAAGAAGGCCGAGCGCTTCAGGGAGATACGGCTCGAATTGAAGGAGATCGAGCTGCTTTTCGCCGCCAAGGGGTACGGCTCGGTGCAGAAGGAGCGGCAGGGGCTGGAGCGCGAGATCGCGGAACTCGAGTCCAAGCTGGTCGACATAACCGCCCGGCTCAACGAGGCAGAGCTTTCCATTGAAGGGAAGCGGATAACCCTGCTGGAGACCGAGCGCGCGCTGACCGCCGCCCAGGAGGAGATCTTCCGCTGGAAGAGCGAGCTGCAGGGTGGGGAGAACAAGCTTGAATTCCAGCGGCGGGAGCTTGCCAACCAGGAGCGCCACGGCGCGCGGTTCGAGGAGGAACTCCAGGGGCTCAGGGACCAGCTGGCTGCCTCCGAGCGTGAACTCGTCTCGCTTGAGACCCAGCAGGCATCGTTTCTTGAAGAGCACGCGCGCGAGAGCGAGGCGCTAGAGCACCGGGAGGCGCTGCTGGAGGAAATGGCGGCGAGCGAGGCGGGTGTTACCCGTGAACTCGACGAGGCGCGCCGCGCAATGTTCGCGGCACTTTCCGAGGGGGCGCAGGCGAACAACCAGCATGCCGCTGCCGTCAAAAGGCTCGCCTCCGTCGACGAGCGCCTGCAGGCAAGTAAACGGGAGCGCGTGCTCCTCGGGGAGCGCCTCTTCGAGTCGAACGGGAAGGTGGACGCGCTCAAGGCCGAGCGCGAACAGTTGGCCCGGGAAAAAGAACTGCTGGACGAGGAACTGACGCTTGCCGGAAGCCGCGAGGCGGAACTCAAACAGGCGCAGGAGGCGGGGGACAAGCTGCTGCAACAGCTGCGCGACCAGCTCTCCTCCGCGTCGTCGAGGCTCAAATCGCTGCAGGAACTGGAGGCCCAGTTCGCCGGGTACGGGCAGGGGGTGAAGAACCTGCTCCTGGCCGACTCGTTCAAGGGGGCATCCCTTACCATGCTGGCCGATGCCATTGAGGTCGAGGAGGAGTTCGAGGTGGCGCTCGAATCGGTGCTGGGTGAGCGTCTGCAGTACCTTCTCTGCGGCTCGCCGGACCTGGCTCTCGACGCGGTCCGGCACCTCAAGGGGAACTCCGGCGGGCGCTGCAGTTTCATCACCGCCCCACCCTGGCATCACCCAGGTGCAACGCCTTCCGGCGCCGCGCCACTTTTGGAGCGGGTCACCGTCCCCGCAAAGCACGCGCAGCTGGTCGAGCCGCTGCTGTCGGGCGCTTATCTCGCGCGTGACCTTGCGCACGCATTGGAACTTGCAGCCTCCTTCCCCCACGCTACCTTCGTCACGGTCGACGGTGACCTGGTCCACGGCGGCGGCATCCTGAACGGGGGCTCCGCCGAACCCGCGCAGCAGGGGATCATCCACAAAAAGCGCGAGATCAAGGGGCTAGGAGCCGACGTGGAGCGCCTCACCGGCGAGGTGCAGCAGCTCGCGACGGCCCGAGAAACCAGAAGGGTCGAGATCGCCGAGGCCGAGGCGCACCGGGTCGAACTGCGCCAGTCGCTGCATCGCCTGGAGATCAGGGTGCTAAACGCGGAAAAGGATCTCCAGTCCGCCCAGGCCGAGTGCCGCAGGCTCGAGGAGAATGCCGCCGTCCGCGAAATGGAGGAGGAGCAGCTCTCCGAAGAGCAGGACCTGGTCGCCAAAGAAATCTCCCAGGCGGAAAACCGGCGGGGCGAAGCCGAAGAGCGCAAGCTGGCCCTGGAGAAGAACGTCGAGGCGCTGCAGGGACGCCTGGAAGGATCTCGTTTCGAGATGGAAGAGGCGCGCGAGATGGTCACCTCCCTCAAGGTGCGGGTCGCCGCGCTCAAGGAGAAGGGGGAGTCGACCCAGCGCGCTTACCAGCGCGTGGAGGCGCTTTGCGCCGACCTTGCCAGCCGGATCTCCTCCCGCGGCAACGAGCTTGAGGGCTCGGGCGCCGAGCGCACCCGCCTGATTGACGCCATCGCAGCCGGCGAGGAGGCGCTGCGCGACATAGTGAAGCAGCAGCTTCGAAGCGAGCAGGCGCTCCTCCTGGTGAAGGAGCGCTACGAGACCGAGGCGGCAACAGTGCAGGAGGAGGAGCTGCGCCTGAAGGGGACCCGCAGCGAGGCGTCGCTTTTGCGGGACCAGCTAAACGCCAAGAGCATGCGGCTCACCGAGGTCAGCATGCGGCTCTCCCACCTGGAGGAGACTCTACGCGAGAAGCACCGCATGGAGATCGCGGACGCCCTTTTGAACTACTCCAAGGTGGAGTGGGACGAGGAGGAGCGCGCCGTGCGCCAGGCCGAGCTGCAAAAGGCGATCAACGAGATGGGCGAGGTTAACCTGATGGCGATCGAGGAGTTCAAGGAGATGGAGGAGCGCTTCTCCTTCCTTTCCAGCCAAAAGGACGATCTGGAAGAGTCGATGAACGCCCTGCAGAAGGCCATCCAGCGCATCAACCGCACCACGCGCAAACGCTTCCTCGAAACCTTCCAGATGGTGAACGAGAAGTTCCAAACCATCTTCCCGAGGCTCTTTTGCGGCGGCCACGCAGAGCTACGCCTGACCGACGAGGAGGACCTGCTCAATACGGGGCTCGACATCGTGGTCCAGCCTCCGGGCAAGAAGCTGCAGAACGTGTCGCTTCTCTCCGGCGGCGAAAAGGCGCTCACCGCCGTCGCGCTGATCTTCTCCATCTTCCTGATCAAGCCCTCGCCCTTCTGTCTGCTGGACGAGGTAGATGCGCCGCTGGACGATGCCAACATCGGCAGGTTCAACGACATGGTGCGCGAGATGAGCGCCAACTCGCAGTTCATCATCATCACCCACAACCGCGCCACCATGGCAGTAGCCGATACCCTCTACGGGGTCACTATGGAGGAGCCGGGCGTCTCGAAGCTGGTATCGGTACGGCTCAACCGTTAG
- a CDS encoding roadblock/LC7 domain-containing protein yields MPFKKLLTSLVEAVPGASGAILADWEGEAVEQHTHGDAFEIKVAAAHWGILLAHFKELHHKYETGPVQQSVITTDQQHVIVGAVGDDYSLVMTMNKNALPLLALNKFRETAALLHKEIY; encoded by the coding sequence GTGCCGTTCAAGAAACTGCTGACTTCACTGGTCGAGGCTGTGCCGGGTGCTAGTGGGGCTATCCTCGCGGATTGGGAAGGGGAGGCCGTGGAGCAGCACACCCATGGCGACGCTTTCGAGATCAAGGTGGCTGCCGCTCACTGGGGCATCTTGCTGGCTCATTTCAAGGAGCTGCACCATAAGTACGAGACCGGGCCGGTGCAGCAAAGCGTGATAACGACGGACCAGCAGCACGTGATCGTCGGGGCGGTGGGTGACGATTATTCCCTGGTCATGACCATGAACAAAAACGCACTGCCGCTCCTGGCGCTCAACAAGTTCCGGGAGACCGCGGCGCTTTTGCATAAGGAGATCTATTGA
- the ftsY gene encoding signal recognition particle-docking protein FtsY, which translates to MAEDNRGFFKGLLKKLGVGSAEEPVPADEDAKQEGGSGQASTAEEQQVPVQPQQQEQAAPVAPPEPPAPAEPARTPWVEPSAPASRPAWHEPAVAVPPPPEPEAAKPSFFERLKKSLSKTHESIVGRVDTLLLGKKQIDTDTLEELEEILITADLGVKTTVDLIRTLEQRLKRDELQDGEALKKALKEEIQLRLMAHAAPLVVTDKKPFVILVIGVNGVGKTTTIGKLAARYAGEGKKVLLAAADTFRAAAAEQLELWSQRVGADIVRHKEGADPSAVVFDACKAAVARGTDVLIIDTAGRMHTKVNLMEEMKKIRRVLTREIPDAPHETLLVLDAATGQNALSQAKLFKEAAFVSGVVLTKLDGSAKGGVVVAVSNEYALPVRFIGVGESVDDLREFDPAQFVEALFQ; encoded by the coding sequence ATGGCCGAGGACAACAGGGGCTTTTTCAAGGGACTGCTGAAGAAACTCGGTGTGGGGTCCGCAGAGGAACCCGTTCCCGCTGATGAGGACGCGAAACAAGAAGGCGGGTCCGGCCAGGCGTCGACGGCCGAGGAGCAGCAGGTCCCGGTACAGCCGCAGCAGCAGGAGCAGGCAGCACCGGTTGCGCCGCCCGAGCCCCCCGCACCGGCGGAGCCGGCACGCACCCCATGGGTCGAGCCCTCTGCGCCGGCGTCGCGCCCTGCGTGGCATGAACCTGCCGTCGCGGTGCCGCCCCCCCCCGAGCCCGAGGCCGCCAAGCCCAGCTTCTTCGAGCGCCTGAAAAAAAGCCTGAGCAAGACCCACGAGAGCATCGTCGGCCGGGTGGACACGCTGCTTTTAGGCAAGAAGCAGATCGATACGGACACCCTTGAGGAGCTCGAGGAGATCCTGATTACGGCCGACCTCGGGGTGAAGACCACCGTGGATCTGATCCGGACCCTGGAGCAGCGGCTGAAGAGGGACGAACTGCAGGACGGCGAGGCTCTGAAGAAAGCGCTGAAGGAGGAAATCCAACTGCGCCTGATGGCCCATGCCGCGCCCCTTGTGGTGACCGACAAGAAACCGTTCGTGATCCTGGTGATAGGCGTGAACGGCGTCGGCAAGACCACGACCATCGGGAAGCTTGCTGCCCGCTACGCTGGGGAGGGGAAGAAGGTTCTCCTGGCCGCAGCTGACACTTTCCGTGCTGCTGCCGCCGAACAGCTTGAGCTGTGGTCGCAGCGCGTCGGCGCCGACATCGTGCGCCACAAGGAGGGGGCGGATCCCTCCGCCGTCGTCTTTGACGCCTGCAAGGCGGCCGTTGCGCGCGGCACCGATGTCCTCATCATCGACACGGCGGGAAGGATGCACACCAAGGTGAACCTCATGGAGGAGATGAAGAAGATCCGCCGGGTGCTCACCCGCGAGATCCCCGACGCCCCGCACGAGACTCTTTTGGTGCTGGACGCGGCCACAGGCCAGAACGCCCTGTCCCAGGCGAAGCTTTTCAAGGAGGCCGCTTTCGTCTCCGGCGTGGTTCTCACCAAACTCGACGGCAGCGCCAAGGGTGGAGTTGTGGTGGCGGTGAGTAATGAGTACGCGCTTCCGGTTCGATTCATTGGCGTGGGGGAGTCGGTCGATGACCTCCGGGAGTTCGATCCGGCCCAGTTCGTGGAGGCTCTTTTCCAATAA
- a CDS encoding cell division protein ZapA has product MISTHSIRVLGRDLQVKSVSSPEHVAQVEALVNDKLAEAEAAISGGDTQVVVILALMNLAEGLLGAQKELAEERHNCSERIAGLIGRLNRQQV; this is encoded by the coding sequence TTGATCTCGACACACAGCATAAGGGTTCTGGGGAGGGATCTCCAGGTAAAGAGCGTTTCGTCCCCCGAGCATGTGGCGCAGGTCGAGGCCCTCGTTAATGATAAATTAGCTGAAGCGGAAGCCGCAATAAGTGGCGGCGACACCCAGGTGGTCGTGATCCTGGCCTTAATGAACCTGGCCGAGGGCCTGTTGGGCGCTCAGAAAGAGTTGGCTGAAGAGCGACATAACTGCAGTGAGCGGATCGCCGGGCTCATCGGACGTTTGAACCGGCAGCAGGTTTAG
- a CDS encoding 5-formyltetrahydrofolate cyclo-ligase, which produces MPKRSLRAATLARRRELTRQQVASLSFALHQRFFGLPEFQSAKVLALYAPIHHEVETDAVAMAALNSGKTLLYPAVVGNDLEFRRVCGLDRLVPGKFGILEPQGDAVDPAGADLIVVPGVAFDLCGRRIGYGKGYYDRSLHRLERSGRLAAFSYDFQLVEEIAGEPHDVTMDLIVTELRVVRVNKNICEGE; this is translated from the coding sequence ATGCCCAAACGCAGCCTTAGAGCCGCGACCCTCGCCCGCAGGCGGGAGTTGACGCGGCAGCAGGTGGCGAGCCTGAGCTTCGCCTTGCACCAGCGCTTCTTTGGACTCCCGGAGTTCCAATCCGCCAAGGTGCTGGCGCTTTATGCTCCCATCCATCATGAGGTTGAGACTGACGCCGTTGCCATGGCGGCACTTAACTCCGGGAAGACGCTGCTTTACCCGGCTGTCGTCGGCAACGATCTGGAGTTTCGCAGGGTCTGCGGGCTGGACCGGTTGGTTCCCGGCAAGTTCGGGATACTGGAGCCACAGGGAGACGCGGTCGATCCTGCTGGCGCCGACCTTATCGTGGTCCCCGGTGTCGCCTTCGACCTCTGCGGCAGGCGGATCGGCTACGGCAAGGGGTATTACGACCGGTCGCTGCACCGTTTGGAAAGAAGCGGCAGGCTGGCGGCGTTTAGTTACGATTTTCAGCTGGTTGAAGAGATAGCCGGCGAACCGCACGATGTGACGATGGACTTGATCGTCACCGAGCTTCGGGTGGTTCGCGTTAATAAAAATATATGTGAGGGGGAATAA
- the rny gene encoding ribonuclease Y — protein MDITITIILVLVAAGIGYAIGNVLRKKLSNSLVTDAETLAAKMIEDAKRQTEVMAMEAAVQAKDAVYQAKEELEKQFEQETREKRRDLQALEKRLQQKEENLDKKTNLFDQRDADFLKREQALAVREQSLVTKEQTLGQKEEKLDALVGEQKAKLEQIAGMTSAEAKKFLMDSMEDEAKLDVAKLIKAMEEEARETADKKAKEILALAMQRYAGEYVAERSVSVVTLPSDEMKGRIIGREGRNIRALEAATGIDLIIDDTPEAVILSGFNPVRREVAKLSLQKLIADGRIHPGRIEEVVAKSQEEIEQAMKEAGEQAAFDLGVHGIHPEILKLIGRLKYRTSYSQNVYQHSLEVAFLCGIMAAELGINVKQAKRAGLLHDLGKAVDHEIEGSHAVIGADIAKKYGESPKIVHAIMAHHEDEKPATVLAVLVQAADALSGARPGARREMMETYVKRLDDLERIATSFDGVLTSFAIQAGREIRVMVSSEQVTDDRALVLAKDIAKKIETEMTYPGQIKVNVIRETRATEYAR, from the coding sequence ATTGACATTACGATAACCATAATCCTCGTGCTCGTGGCGGCCGGTATCGGTTACGCGATAGGGAACGTGCTGCGCAAAAAACTCTCCAACTCCCTGGTGACCGACGCCGAGACGCTGGCCGCCAAGATGATCGAGGACGCCAAGCGGCAGACTGAAGTTATGGCCATGGAGGCCGCCGTTCAGGCAAAAGACGCGGTGTACCAGGCAAAAGAAGAGCTGGAGAAACAGTTCGAACAGGAAACACGCGAAAAACGCCGGGATCTTCAGGCTCTGGAGAAGAGGCTGCAGCAAAAAGAAGAAAATCTCGACAAGAAGACCAACCTTTTTGACCAGCGTGACGCGGATTTCCTGAAACGGGAGCAGGCGCTGGCCGTTCGCGAGCAGTCCCTGGTTACCAAAGAGCAGACGCTCGGGCAGAAGGAGGAAAAGCTCGACGCACTGGTCGGCGAGCAGAAGGCGAAGCTGGAGCAGATCGCCGGCATGACCTCCGCCGAAGCGAAGAAGTTCCTCATGGACTCAATGGAGGACGAGGCAAAACTCGACGTCGCCAAGCTGATCAAGGCGATGGAAGAAGAAGCAAGAGAGACCGCGGATAAGAAGGCGAAGGAGATTCTGGCCCTCGCCATGCAGCGCTACGCTGGCGAGTACGTCGCCGAGCGGAGCGTCTCCGTCGTGACCCTTCCCTCCGACGAGATGAAGGGGCGCATCATCGGCCGCGAAGGACGCAACATCAGAGCCCTTGAGGCTGCCACCGGCATCGACCTTATCATCGACGATACCCCTGAAGCGGTCATCCTTTCCGGGTTCAATCCGGTAAGAAGGGAAGTCGCCAAGCTGTCGCTGCAGAAACTGATCGCCGACGGCAGGATCCATCCGGGGCGCATCGAAGAGGTCGTTGCCAAGTCTCAGGAGGAAATAGAGCAGGCGATGAAGGAAGCCGGCGAGCAGGCTGCCTTCGACCTGGGCGTGCACGGCATTCACCCCGAGATCCTCAAGCTGATCGGCAGGCTCAAATACCGCACCTCCTACAGCCAGAACGTCTACCAGCACTCGCTGGAAGTAGCCTTCCTCTGCGGCATCATGGCCGCCGAACTCGGCATCAACGTGAAGCAGGCCAAGAGGGCCGGCCTTCTGCACGACCTCGGCAAGGCCGTCGACCACGAGATCGAAGGCTCCCACGCCGTCATCGGCGCCGACATCGCCAAAAAGTACGGCGAGTCCCCGAAGATCGTGCACGCCATCATGGCGCACCACGAGGACGAGAAGCCGGCGACGGTGCTCGCCGTCCTGGTGCAGGCAGCGGACGCGCTCTCCGGAGCCCGCCCCGGCGCCCGCCGCGAAATGATGGAGACCTACGTGAAGCGTCTGGACGACCTGGAGAGGATCGCCACCTCGTTCGACGGCGTCCTGACCTCCTTCGCCATCCAGGCAGGCCGCGAGATCCGCGTCATGGTTTCCAGCGAGCAGGTGACCGACGACCGTGCGCTGGTCTTGGCCAAGGACATCGCCAAGAAAATCGAGACCGAGATGACCTACCCGGGACAGATCAAGGTGAACGTGATCAGGGAAACCAGGGCCACCGAATATGCCCGTTAA
- a CDS encoding TIGR00282 family metallophosphoesterase — MPVKLLFIGDVIGKPGREALSRELHRIVDRHMVDLVIANGENAAGGFGLTEETAQDMFKCGVQMITSGNHIWDKKDALEYIKREERIVRPANYPEGTPGRGTTIVKTPGGVKVGILNLEGRVFMNNLDCPFRCADREIAKLKEETPVILVDFHAEATSEKVSLGWYLDGRVSAVIGTHTHVQTADERILTAGTAYMTDAGMTGAFDSVIGVKKEEAILKFVSQRPSKFEVAKKDIRINAVAIEVDEMTGLALGIERINIACG; from the coding sequence ATGCCCGTTAAGCTTCTCTTTATCGGTGACGTCATCGGGAAGCCGGGGCGCGAGGCCCTCTCCCGTGAGTTGCACCGGATCGTAGACCGCCACATGGTCGACCTGGTCATTGCCAACGGCGAGAACGCGGCAGGCGGGTTCGGGCTGACCGAGGAAACCGCTCAGGACATGTTCAAGTGCGGCGTCCAGATGATCACCTCCGGAAACCACATCTGGGACAAGAAGGACGCGCTCGAGTACATCAAGAGGGAAGAGCGGATCGTGCGCCCCGCGAACTATCCGGAGGGGACCCCCGGCCGTGGTACTACCATAGTCAAGACCCCGGGCGGAGTGAAGGTCGGCATCCTGAATCTGGAAGGTCGCGTTTTCATGAACAACCTCGACTGTCCCTTCCGCTGTGCCGATCGCGAGATAGCGAAGCTGAAGGAAGAGACGCCGGTCATCCTGGTGGATTTTCACGCCGAGGCGACCAGCGAGAAGGTTTCCCTTGGCTGGTACCTCGACGGTCGCGTCTCAGCCGTCATCGGCACCCACACCCATGTGCAGACCGCGGACGAGCGCATCCTTACCGCCGGAACCGCCTACATGACCGACGCCGGCATGACTGGTGCGTTCGATTCGGTAATCGGCGTGAAAAAGGAAGAGGCCATCCTGAAATTCGTGAGCCAGCGTCCGTCGAAATTCGAGGTGGCGAAAAAGGATATACGCATCAACGCGGTCGCCATCGAAGTAGACGAGATGACCGGCTTGGCCTTGGGTATCGAGAGAATCAACATCGCCTGCGGGTAG
- the tyrS gene encoding tyrosine--tRNA ligase, producing the protein MTVAEQMEIIKRGAVEILVEKELVEKLEKSVKTGVPLKIKAGFDPTAPDLHLGHTVLLHKMRQFQKLGHEVHFLIGDFTGMIGDPTGKSETRKVLTREDVLKNAETYKEQVFKILDPKLTKVVFNSEWLGKLSASDMIGLASKYTVARMLEREDFSNRFSNQLPISIHEFMYPLVQGYDSVALKADVELGGTDQKFNLLVGRELQREWGQAPQCVITMPLLEGLDGVNKMSKSLGNYIGINEPADEIYGKIMSISDELMIRYYELLSDLTIVEFEKLKSDLKDGAIHPMEAKKQLAREMVGRYHGVEAATLADENFVKRFKNNETPEDMPEFTLKAEGEKVLLCKVLAEAQLTKSNSEGRRSIQGGGVKVNGDKVSDENLEIACVGEYVIQVGKRRFAKVRFA; encoded by the coding sequence ATGACCGTTGCAGAGCAGATGGAAATAATCAAGAGGGGAGCCGTAGAGATTCTGGTGGAGAAAGAGCTGGTTGAAAAGCTCGAGAAATCCGTCAAGACCGGCGTGCCGCTCAAGATAAAGGCCGGTTTCGATCCGACCGCGCCCGATTTGCATCTGGGGCACACCGTGCTGTTGCACAAGATGCGTCAGTTCCAGAAGCTTGGCCACGAAGTCCACTTCCTGATCGGCGACTTCACAGGCATGATCGGCGACCCCACCGGCAAGTCCGAAACCCGCAAGGTGTTGACCCGCGAGGACGTGTTGAAGAACGCCGAGACCTACAAGGAGCAGGTCTTCAAGATCCTCGATCCCAAGCTCACCAAGGTGGTCTTCAACTCCGAATGGTTAGGCAAGCTCTCCGCGTCCGACATGATCGGACTCGCCTCCAAGTACACCGTCGCCCGGATGCTCGAGCGCGAAGATTTCAGCAACCGTTTTTCCAACCAGCTTCCCATCAGCATCCACGAATTCATGTATCCGCTGGTGCAGGGATACGATTCGGTGGCTCTCAAGGCCGACGTCGAATTGGGCGGCACCGACCAGAAGTTCAACCTCCTGGTAGGGCGTGAACTGCAAAGGGAATGGGGGCAAGCGCCCCAGTGCGTAATCACCATGCCGCTTCTTGAAGGACTCGACGGCGTGAACAAGATGAGCAAGTCCCTTGGGAACTACATAGGCATCAACGAGCCCGCCGACGAGATCTACGGCAAGATCATGTCCATCTCCGATGAGCTGATGATTCGCTACTACGAGCTGTTGAGCGACCTGACCATAGTCGAATTCGAGAAGCTCAAATCTGACCTGAAGGATGGGGCGATCCATCCTATGGAGGCGAAGAAGCAGCTTGCCCGGGAAATGGTGGGCCGCTACCACGGCGTGGAGGCTGCCACCCTTGCCGACGAAAACTTCGTCAAGCGTTTCAAGAACAACGAGACACCGGAAGATATGCCTGAGTTCACCCTGAAGGCTGAGGGGGAGAAGGTGCTTCTTTGCAAGGTGCTTGCGGAGGCGCAGCTCACCAAGTCCAACAGCGAAGGGCGTCGCTCCATCCAGGGCGGCGGCGTTAAAGTCAACGGCGATAAAGTCAGCGACGAAAACCTCGAAATAGCCTGTGTTGGAGAGTACGTTATCCAGGTAGGGAAGCGTCGTTTCGCCAAGGTGCGGTTCGCCTAG